The DNA sequence tttttatttattcaatttaaacaTTAGCTTCTACTGtgctataaaattaatatgtcaTGCATTTTacctaaatttatataataacgTACTATCAAGAATACATGGAATTtgccattttttaaaaattgaatcagaTTACCTGACTGGAACAGTTAAATCATTATATAATGTGTGCACATTTATAGTAACTCTCCATATGTTTTTAAGAGTaagttttttaaattcaaattgattcAGACCACATAGTTACTTGAACATGGACATGGAATActaagtttttaaatttttcctttATCGGTCatcacataataaaaattgaattacaacttaccaaaacacaaaatattatagtactgtactaataaaaattttaaaatccaaactAAACCAAACTACTTTATCCCCAACCCCACTCCCTACACATTCCAAAACTCACCAAATAATTTTGATCACATTTCCattaatttgttgaatcttgACACTTCAATACAActgtcaaataaatattttatttagataatttgaaattgactTTTTCCccaaacactatatatacacaccTCTCATTTTTTCAACTTCATCAAATCCTCACACGCTTTTctgttttctctctcaaacAACACAGCTTTGAAGCAAAATACCCATTTTATCCCTCGAGAAATGGGAAATTACGTCTCATGCACTCTCTCGGGCCCCGCCGGGAAAGGTTCAAGCAGGGCTACAAAGGTCATTTTCCCCTCCGGCGAGCTGCGGCCGCTCCACGAGCCGACGAAGGCGGCGGAGCTCATGCTGGAGGTGCCAAATTCCTTCGTCGTGAACACCAAGTCTCTCCAGATCGGGAGGAGATTCCACGCGCTGAATGCGGATGAGGATCTGGAGATGGGGAATGTGTACGTGTTTTTTCCGATGAGTAAGGTTAACGcggtggtggcggcggcggacaTGGGCGCTCTGTTCCTGGCGGCGAACTCCTCCGCGAAGCGAATGTCGAGGGGGAGCGTGAGGATCCTGCCGTgtagcggcggcggcgatgtGCAGATTGTGAAGAGCGTTGCTGAGAAATCGGGTGAGCCGAAGCTCAATTTCGACGATATTGATGATTTCTCGGTGGCGGAGTTCAAGCAGAGGGTGTCTTTCTGCAGATCGAAGAAGCCGTTGCTGGAGACCATTGCTGAAGAACCTGCTTTTGCTAGATGAGGGATTTTGATCaaggaaaaggagaaaatattatatagatatatttttatatttttttaagtttgcTCTTTCAAATTTAGGCGAAGAGAAAacttattattagtattaattttttttagttaagcTGGGAACGTGATTATCCAAAGTTAGGAAAGGGATTGAAGAATTGTAAACGTATTAAAATGTACTAACTGGTTGCACTCTTCTTTTCGATTTATTTGATCGATAATAGGCTAACACGACGCAATAACAAGGTTGTTTGATTAAAAGTATCGTTTTCCAAATACTACGTGATAACATgatatattcaaaaaaatctcaaccgGAACACTAATGTAATATGTTAACAACACTATGTAATATGGATTTACAGGACATGATAATGATTTGAACCTAATTTACATGATTAAAACCTGATATTATATGGTAAAACATGATTTACATGATTaacatatgatattatttgataaaaaaatgatttacacaattaaaatttgatattacacAATTTATACTTGATTTGTACAATAAAAATCTGATTTACACGAACCTagataataaaactaaaaactttattattttataaataaatagttacgGTGATTATATCACTTTTTAATGGGTCATCCAAACCTATATCAATATTATCGGGTTCAATGGGTTAACCCAATAAGAACacgaatataataaaatttgattcaaATCCATTGATTTTGTGCATGTTCATGTCAGATTTTTATATCGTGTCAAAATTTCTCAGGCCTCCTAGTAGACCATTTAACCGAACATAATTGATCTATATTGTACAACtgatttaaaatgaaaaatttattttgagttgtaaattaatatataaattattctgaccataattaaaaaaatatatatattcaaaccACAATAAACATGGACATGAGTAATTATTAGAtcgtaattttcttttcatgatCTGAATCAGGCAAGATTGATAAAATCCCAATGCGACTACGGAATTAAGCACCAAATCTCACAAAGTCTAACTTTGATTATTTACCTAGcttatttagaatatatggttcgattaaattatttatccaTTGCACCACAAATATCatcttaaatattttctatataggTGTAAGATACAAATTAGGTACAAAAAGTAGCTGGCATTTGCTAATCATGATTTGGTGATCTTGGAAGGATGCGTAGCTATTCGCCATATCTCAATCGGTACTTCAAAAAAGAATCAATGTTTAG is a window from the Salvia hispanica cultivar TCC Black 2014 chromosome 1, UniMelb_Shisp_WGS_1.0, whole genome shotgun sequence genome containing:
- the LOC125187414 gene encoding uncharacterized protein LOC125187414; this encodes MGNYVSCTLSGPAGKGSSRATKVIFPSGELRPLHEPTKAAELMLEVPNSFVVNTKSLQIGRRFHALNADEDLEMGNVYVFFPMSKVNAVVAAADMGALFLAANSSAKRMSRGSVRILPCSGGGDVQIVKSVAEKSGEPKLNFDDIDDFSVAEFKQRVSFCRSKKPLLETIAEEPAFAR